The Acetivibrio cellulolyticus CD2 genome segment TTAAAGTTTCAATTTCATCCTCAATAATCCCGGTGATGTCATCAACAAACACACCCTTAATGTCATAATCTTCAGAAATAATTCCGCATAAAAACCCTAGAAAAGAACACGCTCTGTTTATCCTCACAGGAAACTCTGATAAATTGATGAACCTAACCTTATGTTTCAAATCGTACATAGACTGGCCAGTTCCATCAATAAACACTACATCGCCAGAATTTTCCGATGCCAGATTATTTGCAGTCTCTACTAAAACTCTGGTCTTACCAACACCTTTTTTTCCGCAAATCACTTTAATCATCAATATCAATCCTCCTTTTTTATACTTTCTCAAGGTACAGGACATACCCAACACACCTTTTTCAAAAATCTTCTGCACCCTAAGTAAATATTTTCGTATTTCTTAAAGCCTTTTCCAAAAAGTTGCTGCAAAGTCCTACAAAAAGCCCCATAATAACCCCTGATATAAGAAGTACCGGAAGAATTGTATAAACCACTATATCTTTCATCACAAAGCTTGCAATAACTACCTGCCCAAGATTATGACAAACTGCCCCTGCAATACTTATACCTATAATACTAAATACCTTAGAACCCCTCTTGTATAAGAAATACATTACAATTGCACTTAGCAGCCCTCCTGCTATACTAAAAAGGAAACCTGTCAGCCCTCCTCCAAAGATTGATGATAGTACACACCTGAGCAGGACTACTGCTAGAGCATCCTTTAGATCGAAAAATATAATCACTACAAGGGTAATTATATTTGCCAACCCCAACTTTACACCAGGTACTGGCACAAGAACCGGAATCCAGGATTCAATTATTGAAAGAACTAATGCTTGAGCCACCATCAACCCCAATATCACAATACGCTTTGTATTATTCACCCATGCTCCCATCTTTCCCAAAAAACATTTCCAAATGTCCGAATTCAATATATTTATTGCACAACACTAATATGTTACGACATCTACCTTTTCCGATTGACCCTCAATTTTAATTAAGGCACTGTTTGGAATGCATGCTGCCATATCTCCTCTTTCCGATAACCATCCAGTCTTTACACATAACTTATCAGGACATTGAGCCTCCTCAAATCTTATCCGACCTTTTTCCACAAGTACTACCTCATTATAGTATCCTGGAATTTCAATCTTCCTGGGCTCTGTAACAGTGTCTAGATCAATCTCCTCAATTACTCTGTCATTAACCTTAATAACCGCAACCTTATGCGTATTCTTCCCACCGCTTTTATATATTGATATACCGCCAAACGAAATAGCTATAATAGCTATAACAATAGCTACAAGTATGATATCACCTTTTTTCAACATATTCATACTCATTGCTCTCATCCTCAAATTCGAATATATCCTTTAGTCCTTCAGTTATATAAACCTTTTTATCGCTTGTTACAAAAACGGCCTCTACACCATCAAGCTTTTCAATCAAGTCCATACCCTTTTCCAGCCCTAAAACAAATGTAGCAGTTGATAACGCATCTGCATCAATCGAAAAGTCCGAGATTATTGTAGTACCTATAAGTCCTGAATTAGCAGGGTAACCTGTTTTCGGGTCAAGAATATGGTGGTATCTCACACCATCCTTTTCAAAATATCGTTCATAATCTCCGGAGCTAACTACAGCTTTATCTTTTACACCTACAATTCCAATATAAGAACCCTCAGGCCCCCTAGGATTTCTTATCCCTACTTTCCATGGACTTCCATCAGGTTTACCTCCCAATGTAACAACATTCCCTCCAAGGCTTATAAAAGCCGATTCAACACTCTGTTCCCAATATATTTCCATTGCCTCATCGGCCGCAAAACCTTTCGCAATTCCACCCAAATCAACTATTTGGCCAGATTTCTCAAGCTTTGCCATAGATCTGTTCTTATCAATTGTAATACTTCTATAATCAACAAGGCTCAACAAGCTATTTATCCTCTCCTTAGCAGGCACAGAAGGGTTATCCATAAATATCCCCCATTCCTTAACAAGCGGCCCTACTGTCACATCGAAAGCTCCCTGTCCTATTTCAGAAAACTCTTTAGCCTTCTCAAGTACAAATATGGCATCTTCGTTCAATTTTACAAAGTCTGTTCCCGAAGCGTTATTGAGCTTGTTTATTTCCCCTCCTGCTTTAGTTATAGTCATATCGCTTTCAATTTTTTTGATTCTATCCATTACCTGCTTACCGATTTCTTCTCCATTCTTATTATAGATCCTCTGCGTAATTACAGTTCCCATAGCAAAGTCTGTAATTTCATATGGAGCAGATTTAGAACTGCCACATGCTGTCATGGATATTGCCGCAAACATAATTAATATAATTAACCAGTTTTTTCTCATAATTGTTTCTCCATTTAGGGCGTTTCCAAAAAATCCTTATCCCGGAAAATATTTTGTAAAACGCCAATTGAAAAGTATTTAACTTCGTTCTGCTTCAACAAAATAAAGCTCCACAACCCACTTGGAGCACTCATTATTTTTTTGCCACCATATCACCTTACTATTTATTGCCTTATATTGAATACTTTAAACACCCACAAAAACCCCTCGGATTAATTATCCTATATAATAGCATAATTATATTATCTTTACAAAACCGTGTCAAACAAAAGCCCCTTTGTAAATAAAACTTATCTTACTTAAGTACATGTTAAAAGCTTAAAACAGATAAAATAAAGTGATGACACTCGATCATCACTTTTTTATTCTTAAGGTTCATCAGTAGTATTCTCTTGCTCATTTTCATTTTCATTTTCATCCTTACTTTGCTCTTCAGAGCAGATTTCCATCTTGGAAACCGAAACCTCATAAGCCACCTTTGTCATCACTTCGCCATTTTCCAGCTTCTTCTGGTATTCTCTGCTTTGAATCCTTCCCCAAACTTTTATATTGTCGCCGATCTCCAGGTTTGATGAATATCTTGCATTTCTCCCCCACGATATACATGGAATATAATCTGATTTATTGTAAGGCCTGTTTACTGCCAACAATATATCAGTTATTTCCCTTCCAAAAGGAGTTGTTCGATATACAGGCTTTTTGCAGATAAAGCCGTTAAGATATATCTGATTGGGATTCTTTATTTTCCTTTCATCCTCAAGAAAATTGATTTCCCTGGCAAAAACCGTCAAAATAAGTTTACTTCCTTCCGTATTACCGTTGAAATTATTATATGACCGGAATTGCCCTTCAACCTCAATAAACTTACCAATCTCTAAACACTCTCTGGAAATCAAACGCTCTGAAACAGTCACGCTTATTTTATCGTAACTATCACTTAGTCTGGGCACTTCGAGCGAAAAAGAGTAAAACCCTTCACCGTATACCTCATGGCTAAATTCTGCTTCAGTTGCTATCTTACCGGAAATGGTCACCATGTTGTTCTCAATGATGTTTCCGACCATCCGACCCCCACACTCCTCTCTTAGGCTTGCGTACATTAAATATTTATCTAATGTAATGTTTATTCGCAATGGGTAGATTTTAGAATTACTTTATATATAAATATTAAATCTTTAAAGTTATATCCGGAGATTCACAGTATAATTATCTTAACATATAGATAACGAACACTAAAGTTAAATCTATTTAGCACTTAAACGTTATCTAATTTAGATGAAAACATCCTTTAGATTTAGTTTTAGAGTTTTTCATCTATACTATTATCGGTTTATTTCTAATTATATTACACAATTTTAAACTTGCAAATCCCCGAAATCACATTTTTATATAATAATCTCTTTAGTTTCTTCTAATTGTTCAGTGAATTTAAATCTACACCATTTACCAGAGCAAATGTAGCTGCAGCTAAAACATTATACGGATCATACATGTCAGGTTGAGTTTTAACTATAAATTCCTGTGGTTCAATTACGTTTCCGTTTCTTGCAAACACAGTCCGCTGCAAACAGCACATTATATTGTTTTTTGCTACTAGATCGCCTACGCTTGATGTGGTTATACTGGCCTTAAGGTTAAAGCCATATGTTATGATATAATGCTTGATTCCATTTAGAAAATTAGAAAGTTCGTTGTCATCAGCATTGACTATTGCAATGCCTTTTTCATCTAAAAGTGAGAATGCTTTTCTCATTGATTCCTTATAAGCATCAGAAATAGACTCTTTAAAATCATCGGATTTATCAGTGAAAATTATTATATCAAATTTCAAGTAATCAAAAATTTCTTTATCGAGATCAAAGATATTTACCTTCAGTATTAAAATATCCGTATTATTCTTCAATAGCTCGGACAAATATGCTTTGAATCTCTTACTGTCAAGATTTGTCAAACTTTTCGAATCCACAAAACTAAACCTCTTTTTTGAGGCAGAAAAGATTGAATTAATGAGATCGGCTGTGCTTTCCTTATTACTTTGACTAATAATGCCAGCTATTAGCACTTGTTTAACCCCATTTCTTGTGATAATTGTAATTTTATAATGTACTTTTTTTTGATTTTTTATGTAAAACATTATAATACCAACTTTATTCCTTCTTTATCTGCCTTCCTTCATCATTGATCTCATAATTCTCCTTCAAAATTAATTCAGATACAGGAACAAGCTCAAAGCCTTGACTTTTTAGTGATGTAATAATTGATGGCAAAAGCTTCGCTGTATGTGGAGTGTCATTATGAAACAAAATAATCGAGCCATTATTTACCTTCTTTAAAACTCTGTTATGTATTTCCTCAGAGGTTATGCCAGGTTTCCAATCAAGGGAATCCACATCCCATTGTATCGTATACTCATTATACTCCCTAGCTATCCTTACAACACTATTGTTATAGTCGCCATAAGGTGCTCTGAAAAGATCAGGTTTCTTCCCGGTAATTTTCTTTATCACATCATCACATTTGGCTATCTCAGATCTGATTGTACTATTGTCAATTGCTCCCATACGTAAATGCGCATATGAATGATTGGCAACATCATGCCCGTTCTCCGATAACATTTTTACTGCATCAGGATATTTTTCCGCCCAATTACCTACTAAGAAGAAACTTGCCCTGACATTCTGCTCCCTCAAAGTATTTATGATTTCCGGTATATCATTAGCCTCCCAAGCACAATCAAATGTAATAGAAGCTCTCTTTTGATTACACTCTACAGAGTATATTGGCAGGTCACGTTTCTGCTCAAATACCTCTGCCATTTCTTCTTTTGATAAAAAAATGCCAGTAAGTATGGTAAGTCCTGCAATCACTAATAATGCATACTTATACATGGCGTTTATTTTTATAGTGTATAATTTCATCTTTTCTCCCTGAATGTCCTTAATTATCCTAAATAAATAATATTCATACTTTTAAGTTTATAGAATTAAAATTTGAGACACAATATTTTATAATATAAAGTGTCTCAAACGCTCTTTTATCTATAATAGTATTTATCACAGTTATTAGTATCCTTTACTGGAGCTTTATTCTTTTGGCAGCCCTCGTCTTTTGGATAGCTATTTGCATCTTCTTCCCAACCTTCAACGCCGTCTTCTTCTGTATTATAAACCTTTACATCGTTTACCCATACTTTTATTACATACCTTTTACCTGGTTCAAGCGGTCCAAAGAAGAACTGTCCACATTCATCCGTAAAAGCGTGTGTTATGGGCTTTAACGAGCATCGTTCGTCACAGTCTTTAGCCTTAAAAAGCTTAACTACTGCATCTTTAACAACTTTCCCTTTACAATCCTTGATAATACCAAATAACATACTTCTTGTTTCATCTTCCAATGTAATGACTGTATCTATTTGTTCATTCGGTTTTGGGATAAAAGAATATGTGGTAATTTTAGACCTCATAATCACATCCTCCTCAATAAATATCATTCTCACATATTTATAATCCACAATATGTAGCAGTTATAAAATATGTGAGAATTATTGAGGCAACTGTAAATAACCTTTAGTCCCGCCTTTCTTTACCATTCTCAATATTTTCAGCATTCATTATGACTTCCTGTTTCATTACACCGACTTTTTAAAACACAAGAAGCACATTTTGGTTTTTTGCCGGAACAACAATCGCTTCCAAGCTTTACTATAAGGGCATGAAACTGATTATACAAATCAACTTCCTCAGGCAGGTGCTTCATAAAGAACGCTTGGACGTCATGGTACTTCTCATCATTTTTGATAAAACCTAATCGCGAGAATATCCTTACGGTATAGGCATCCACAACAAATATCTTTTTATACCCTGCATATAATAATATTGAATCCGCAGTCTCCGGACCTATACCTCTGACCTTTAAAAGCATTTCTCTTAAAACGCCAAGCGGGGTTTTAAACATCTTGTCGAGGTTTCCTTCAAACTCTTCTACCACGAAGGCTACAACTGACTTAAGTATTACAGCTTTTCTGTTGAAAAATCCTGCAGGCTTTATTAATTCCTTGATTATCTCTATGTCACACTCATATAGTTTACCGGCATCCAACAAATTACTTTTCTTAAGGTTATCTATTGCTTTAACAACATTACTCCAAGATATAAACTGAGTTAACACCGCACCCACAATTACTTCAAACTGTGTTTTTGCTGGCCACCAGTGCTGATCTCCAAATTTTTCAAAGAGCAACCCATATATCTCAAGCAGTTGATCTGCTATTTTCTCACTGTCCAAATTATCACCCCCGTATGGTCACAATTATAATGCTAACATTTTATCACAGCTTTGGTAGTTTAAAAACTATAAATCAAAATCTCAGCGGCATTTAACCCCTCCTGATTTTGGAACGTTTGCTTTCCAAATTCCACAAACAAAAAAGCAGACAGAAATTTACTTTCCATCTACTTTAATTATTCCTTTAGCCCAAAATTATAGCCGAAGTTACATTTTTAGAATCCCCAGAAAACACTAATCTCCTGAAATGCTTAAAGTCTTAGCCTTAACACCTTCAATACCGTTTAGTTCGTCCTCCAAATCCGTTATTTCGCCTTTATCTCCACCTACTTGAAGTAATACCAGACCTTCCTCCGAACAAACATCTCCGGCCTCGTGAAGCCCAAGCCTCATTTTTATTGAGCAGCCATGTTTTGTAAAGACTTCCTGAACCGTTGGAGCCTTTTTGGAACGATGATTAATAACTACTGCCATGATATTATACTCGCTCATATATCACTTTCCTCCTCAAAATTATTCAATATAAATATACCCAATCATTTATTATTCTAAAACATTAATATAAAATATACTACAATAAGAGAACAAAAATACAATACACTCATATAATACTATAGATGCAATTAGGGATGCTGAAAGTATAATTTCGGCTATTCCTT includes the following:
- a CDS encoding Gx transporter family protein, which gives rise to MGAWVNNTKRIVILGLMVAQALVLSIIESWIPVLVPVPGVKLGLANIITLVVIIFFDLKDALAVVLLRCVLSSIFGGGLTGFLFSIAGGLLSAIVMYFLYKRGSKVFSIIGISIAGAVCHNLGQVVIASFVMKDIVVYTILPVLLISGVIMGLFVGLCSNFLEKALRNTKIFT
- a CDS encoding NusG domain II-containing protein: MSMNMLKKGDIILVAIVIAIIAISFGGISIYKSGGKNTHKVAVIKVNDRVIEEIDLDTVTEPRKIEIPGYYNEVVLVEKGRIRFEEAQCPDKLCVKTGWLSERGDMAACIPNSALIKIEGQSEKVDVVTY
- a CDS encoding FAD:protein FMN transferase, translating into MRKNWLIILIMFAAISMTACGSSKSAPYEITDFAMGTVITQRIYNKNGEEIGKQVMDRIKKIESDMTITKAGGEINKLNNASGTDFVKLNEDAIFVLEKAKEFSEIGQGAFDVTVGPLVKEWGIFMDNPSVPAKERINSLLSLVDYRSITIDKNRSMAKLEKSGQIVDLGGIAKGFAADEAMEIYWEQSVESAFISLGGNVVTLGGKPDGSPWKVGIRNPRGPEGSYIGIVGVKDKAVVSSGDYERYFEKDGVRYHHILDPKTGYPANSGLIGTTIISDFSIDADALSTATFVLGLEKGMDLIEKLDGVEAVFVTSDKKVYITEGLKDIFEFEDESNEYEYVEKR
- a CDS encoding single-stranded DNA-binding protein; this translates as MVGNIIENNMVTISGKIATEAEFSHEVYGEGFYSFSLEVPRLSDSYDKISVTVSERLISRECLEIGKFIEVEGQFRSYNNFNGNTEGSKLILTVFAREINFLEDERKIKNPNQIYLNGFICKKPVYRTTPFGREITDILLAVNRPYNKSDYIPCISWGRNARYSSNLEIGDNIKVWGRIQSREYQKKLENGEVMTKVAYEVSVSKMEICSEEQSKDENENENEQENTTDEP
- a CDS encoding Mur ligase family protein, with protein sequence MFYIKNQKKVHYKITIITRNGVKQVLIAGIISQSNKESTADLINSIFSASKKRFSFVDSKSLTNLDSKRFKAYLSELLKNNTDILILKVNIFDLDKEIFDYLKFDIIIFTDKSDDFKESISDAYKESMRKAFSLLDEKGIAIVNADDNELSNFLNGIKHYIITYGFNLKASITTSSVGDLVAKNNIMCCLQRTVFARNGNVIEPQEFIVKTQPDMYDPYNVLAAATFALVNGVDLNSLNN
- a CDS encoding polysaccharide deacetylase family protein, with the translated sequence MKLYTIKINAMYKYALLVIAGLTILTGIFLSKEEMAEVFEQKRDLPIYSVECNQKRASITFDCAWEANDIPEIINTLREQNVRASFFLVGNWAEKYPDAVKMLSENGHDVANHSYAHLRMGAIDNSTIRSEIAKCDDVIKKITGKKPDLFRAPYGDYNNSVVRIAREYNEYTIQWDVDSLDWKPGITSEEIHNRVLKKVNNGSIILFHNDTPHTAKLLPSIITSLKSQGFELVPVSELILKENYEINDEGRQIKKE
- a CDS encoding endonuclease III domain-containing protein; the protein is MDSEKIADQLLEIYGLLFEKFGDQHWWPAKTQFEVIVGAVLTQFISWSNVVKAIDNLKKSNLLDAGKLYECDIEIIKELIKPAGFFNRKAVILKSVVAFVVEEFEGNLDKMFKTPLGVLREMLLKVRGIGPETADSILLYAGYKKIFVVDAYTVRIFSRLGFIKNDEKYHDVQAFFMKHLPEEVDLYNQFHALIVKLGSDCCSGKKPKCASCVLKSRCNETGSHNEC